A single Brassica rapa cultivar Chiifu-401-42 chromosome A04, CAAS_Brap_v3.01, whole genome shotgun sequence DNA region contains:
- the LOC103863582 gene encoding Werner Syndrome-like exonuclease, whose protein sequence is MSSSWGDEEEFTEEDLLAIEAIEASHLSQSSSSSSSSSTVRPVTSNPNQIRRQLPRSITSPTPSKRFPLSRCRAKNFPAMRFGGRILYSKTASEVDRRAMQLLKVLDTKRDHSGRAFIGFDIEWRPSFRKGVLPGKAAVVQICVDNSYCDVMQIIHSGIPQSLQHLIEDSSLVKVGIGIDGDSVKLFHDHGVSIKDVEDLSDLANKKIGGGLKKWSLASLTETLVCKELLKPNRIRLGNWEVRPLSKEQLQYAATDAYASWHLYHVLKDLPDAVDGS, encoded by the exons ATGTCGTCAAGTTGGGGAGACGAAGAGGAGTTTACAGAGGAGGATCTTCTCGCAATCGAGGCCATAGAGGCTTCCCATCTCTCCcaatcgtcttcttcttcttcttcttcttcgaccGTACGGCCTGTGACCTCAAATCCAAATCAGATCCGGCGCCAATTGCCTCGTTCCATCACTTCTCCCACACCCTCGAAGCGATTTCCACTCTCTCGTTGCAGAG CTAAGAATTTTCCAGCGATGAGGTTTGGCGGTAGGATTTTGTATAGCAAGACTGCTAGTGAGGTTGATAGGCGAGCAATGCAGCTTCTTAAGGTTCTCGATACCAAGAGAGATCATTCTGGACGAGCTTTTATTGGCTTTGATATTGAGTGGAGACCCAGTTTTAGAAAAG GTGTTCTCCCAGGGAAGGCTGCAgttgtgcagatatgtgtagaTAATAGTTATTGTGATGTAATGCAAATTATACACTCTGGAATCCCACAGAGTCTCCAACATCTTATTGAGGATTCATCTCTCGTAAAG GTAGGTATTGGAATTGACGGTGACTCTGTGAAGCTTTTCCATGACCATGGAGTGTCCATCAAAGATGTCGAAGACCTTTCTGATTTAGCCAACAAAAAAATTGGCGGAGGTTTGAAAAAATGGAGCCTTGCGTCACTAACTGAGACACTTGTTTGCAAAGAG CTCCTTAAGCCGAATCGAATCAGGCTCGGAAACTGGGAGGTGCGTCCTTTGTCAAAGGAGCAGTTACAGTACGCAGCAACCGATGCTTATGCTTCGTGGCATCTTTACCAC GTGCTAAAGGACCTTCCTGATGCTGTGGATGGATCATAA
- the LOC103863581 gene encoding serine hydroxymethyltransferase 4, whose protein sequence is MDPVSAWGNTPLVTVDPEIHDLIEKEKRRQCRGIELIASENFTSFAVIEALGSALTNKYSEGMPGNRYYGGNEFIDQIENLCQSRALEAFRLDSASWGVNVQPYSGSPANFAAYTALLQPHDRIMGLDLPSGGHLTHGYYTSGGKKISATSIYFESLPYKVNFTTGYIDYDKLEEKAMDFRPKLLICGGSAYPRDWDYARLRAVADKVGALLLCDMAHISGLVAAQEAANPFEYCDVVTTTTHKSLRGPRAGMIFYRKGPKPPKKGQPEGAVYDFEDKINFAVFPALQGGPHNHQIGALAVALKQANTPGFKVYAKQVKANAVALANYLMGKGYSIVTGGTENHLVLWDLRPLGLTGNKVEKLCDLCNITLNKNAVFGDSSALAPGGVRIGTPAMTSRGLVEKDFEMIGEFLSRSVTLTLNIQKEHGKLLKDFNKGLVNNKEIEELKADVEKFSASYEMPGFLMSAMKYKD, encoded by the exons ATGGATCCAGTCTCAGCCTGGGGAAACACCCCTCTCGTCACCGTCGATCCAGAGATCCACGATCTCATCGAGAAGGAGAAGCGTCGTCAATGCCGCGGAATCGAACTCATCGCCTCCGAGAACTTCACTTCCTTCGCCGTCATCGAAGCTCTCGGAAGCGCACTCACCAACAAATACTCCGAAGGCATGCCTGGTAACCGTTACTACGGAGGCAACGAGTTCATCGACCAGATCGAGAATCTCTGCCAGTCACGCGCTCTCGAAGCCTTCCGTCTCGATTCCGCATCCTGGGGCGTCAATGTCCAGCCCTACTCCGGATCTCCGGCCAATTTCGCCGCCTACACCGCCTTGCTTCAGCCTCACGATCGTATCATGGGCCTCGATCTACCTTCAGGTGGTCATCTCACGCATGGATACTATACGTCCGGTGGGAAGAAGATCTCCGCTACTTCGATCTACTTTGAGAGCCTTCCGTACAAGGTCAACTTCACTACTGGTTACATTGATTACGATAAGCTTGAGGAGAAGGCCATGGACTTCAGGCCTAAGTTGCTCATCTGTGGTGGTAGTGCCTACCCTAGGGATTGGGATTACGCTAGATTGAGAGCTGTTGCTGATAAGGTTGGAGCTCTCTTGCTCTGTGACATGGCTCACATCAGTGGCCTCGTTGCTGCTCAG GAAGCTGCAAACCCCTTTGAGTACTGTGACGTTGTGACAACCACAACCCACAAGAGTTTGAGGGGTCCAAGGGCTGGTATGATCTTCTACAGGAAGGGCCCAAAACCACCAAAGAAGGGACAACCCGAGGGTGCAGTCTATGACTTTGAGGACAAAATCAACTTTGCTGTGTTCCCTGCGCTTCAAGGTGGTCCTCACAACCACCAGATCGGTGCACTAGCTGTTGCGTTGAAGCAGGCTAATACTCCTGGTTTCAAGGTCTATGCGAAACAGGTGAAAGCTAATGCTGTTGCCCTTGCAAACTACCTGATGGGTAAGGGATACAGTATTGTAACCGGTGGAACTGAGAACCACCTTGTTCTTTGGGATCTTCGCCCTCTTGGATTGACCG GTAACAAGGTTGAGAAGCTTTGCGATCTGTGCAACATTACTTTGAACAAGAATGCTGTCTTTGGAGACAGCAGTGCTCTTGCTCCTGGAGGTGTAAGAATCG GTACTCCTGCCATGACATCAAGGGGATTGGTGGAGAAGGACTTTGAGATGATAGGAGAGTTCTTGAGCCGATCAGTGACGCTGACATTGAACATCCAGAAGGAGCATGGTAAACTGTTGAAGGACTTTAACAAGGGTTTGGTGAACAACAAAGAGATCGAGGAGCTCAAGGCTGATGTCGAGAAGTTCTCAGCCTCCTATGAGATGCCTGGATTTCTCATGTCTGCGATGAAGTACAAGGATTAG